In the genome of Stomoxys calcitrans chromosome 4, idStoCalc2.1, whole genome shotgun sequence, the window GCATTGTGACAAGGAATCCACTTCATTTCGTTCGCATTGTTTTAGCAAGGCCTCTCTCTTGCATTCTGCCTTAATGACTTGGTTGTTTGCGTTCAAAACATTTACAAAGTTCGCAATCAGTGCATCCAAATTCCAGATTTTAAGCTTGATAACAAACTGATGGTCCTTGTTGAACCAGCATTCTCTTTTCTCAGCATATTTATCAATCAGCTGGACGAAAGAATCACCCATGCAATGTTTGCAAGTTCCATTATCGGCAAATGATGGATTAACCGCAATGGTGACGATAAAAAGGGCTGATGATGGAAAaatatggtcagtaaaaagCTCCGTGAAAGCCATAGAGAATACTACCTGCTACAATTGCAATGACTTGGACTTTAACCATTTTTTGATAATTGCCACTCTGTTCTGAAAATATGGCTAACCTTTCAAAGCCTTATATAGTTTTCCTATTCTATTTTcagaaatttgtttgttcccaTTGCAAAAGAGAAACAtctgtttttcattttatttgctACAATGATTTTTCCAAATACGTTATGTAAATAAATACCCTTCGTAGTGTACACGTGTGTCAATTCGaagtgtatgttttttttttaaatacatcactgcaaaaaaatgtagcaatagaaaaaatattaaagatgtccgtccgtctgttgataTCATGCTACAgcctataacaagtaaaaaggcattaagttcggcctggtcgaacctTTTACCTTTTATGagtctaagaacttaaatcgggagatcggtattatatggcagctatatccttatgtagaccgatcggaactatatagagcacagatgtcgaaggccttaaaagggttcactgtgtcaaatatcaggaaagtcggacaataactgctcatttaccttaaatcggaagatcggtatgtatgacagctatatccaaatatagcctaatcttgaccatactcggtacgattGTCGTAGGGCCAAACAGAACTCTTTGTACTAAATTTAAGCGCAATCGGTTATTAAATTTGTCTATTAAGGGCAGAACAcattaaatctggagatcggtatatatgatggCTATATATAaacctggactgatctgagccatattgaacaaggatgttaAGGAGTCTGACACAAGTcgttatcccaaatttcagcgaaatcagctaATAAATGATCCTagtatgagcccaagaccttaaatcgagagatcagtctatatggcagctatatccaaatctgaaccgatctgagccagctCTCccaaattacagtcaaatcgggctgtaaatgggaccaaaaccttaaatcgagagataggtatatatggcagctatatccaaatctggaccgtattgaacaaggatgtcggataataaatgtcgattTAATgggcctatggacaaaaaagaacatgtgcaaagtttcagctcaatatctctatttataaagaatgtagcgtgatttcaacagacagaccgacggacggacatggctagatcggtccatgttttgatatagctgtcatataaaccgatcttgggacttgacttcttgagcctctagaggcagcAATTTTCTtccgctttgactgaaattttgcacgtggtgtcacttccaacaaatgtgctaggaatggtttaaatcggttcataacctgatatagctgccgtataaaccgatcttggatcttgacttcttgagtcgcaagaaggcgtaattctcaaccgatttggctgaaattttgcatatcgtgttttgttatgacttccaacaactgtgctaagtatggcgcatatcggtacataacctgatatgactgccatataaaccgatctgggatcttgaattcttgtgcctctagtgggcgcaattctcatccgatttggcagaaaatatttgtacagcgacttttcccatgacctttgacatacgtgtccaatatggtctgaatcgatctatacaCATACAagaggcaattcttatccgaatggactgaaatattacaatgttcagcagtcAAATAAtttatggtgcgaatcggactataacttgatatagctccaatagcataacagtacttattcattattctttacttgcttaaaaagagataccgctcaaagaacttgacaaatgcaattcatggtggagggtatataagattgggcccagccgaacttatcacgctcttacttgtttcctcTGCGAATTCAGGAAGTGCCCCTCACAAAATAACAAAGCATACTGATCGCAACTCATCTATTGATAAATACGAAAGCCATTCATAATTTTTTACCCTTCACAAAAATCAAAACCCATACGAATATGTGTGACCGTAAAATATCCTCGCATGCATCCTCTAGACCTGCGATGTGCTACCCTTCATAAAACGTTGATTCCTGCTCAACACAACAAAATGACTAACACTCCTACAAAGACACACAAATTTGccttacctttttatacccaccaccgaaggatggggatatattaattttgtcattccgtttacaacacatcgaaatatccatttccgaccccataaagtatacatatttttgatcgtcgtaaaaatctaagacgatctatgcatgtccatccgtctgcctgttgaaatcacgctaccgtctttaaaaatagagatattgagctgagacttttcacagattcttttttttgtccataagcaggttaagttcgaagatgggctatattggactgtttttgatgtagtccccatatggaccgatctaccgatttaggatcttaggcccataaaagacacatttattatccgatttgctaaaatttgggacaatgagttgtgtaaggccagtcgactttcttcttcgaattggccctgatcggtccagatttggatatagctgccatattgaccgatccttcgatttagggtctaaggcccataaacgccacatttattatccggttttgttgaaatttgggacagtgagttgtgttaggcccgtcgacacccttcctcaatttggctcagattggtccagatttgtatatagctgccatatttagggtcttaggtccataaaagtcgcatttatagtccgatgtcgccgaaatttgtaacattgagttgtgttaggacattcgacatatttcttaaatttggccctgatcggctcagatttggatatagctgccatatagtccgatttcccgatttaaggttttgggcccataaaaggtcgccgaaatttgggacagtgctcttcgacatttttctgcaacttggcccaaatcggtccagatttggatatagctgccatgtagaccggtatctcgattaaatgtcttggccccataaaggacgcatttataatccgatttcactgaaatttgacacagcgacttatattaggcttttcgacatccgtgtcgtatatggttctgatcggtttatttttagatgaatctactgtacttattagtatttggtccaaatcggaacaaatttcgatataactgctatggggcataaggtatgcaattttcaccggattttgatgaaaggtggtttacatatataccagagatggtgggtatccaaagttcggcccggccaaacttaaagcctttttacttgttacttgtttaattttaaggaaaCCCCACCAACCGCATCGAGAATTAAGCTACAAATATGCAATGCTACACATGCACCTTCAAGGAAAAACACTAACTTATCATTATGCCACCATAATCATGCCACCATTACCTTTTGACCATTATTGAAATTTCTAAAAACTAAATTAGTTTCGCTAATGAAAACTGATGAaaaaagttatatcaaaatatgctgACTGTTTCATAAAGAAGTAAGTCTTTTATAAGCtgctattaaaaattttaaaaaaatgcatttacacaTTAAGAGGACCGTGTTTATCTTTTCAACTCCGCACCAACTAAAAATTTGTCAGTATATTAGACTAGCTCTTACAAAGTGATGGACGTAAAACTGGCTACCCCTCAAAATCAATGGTATTTAACATAATAAACAATTTGCTAAGTAAttatttttcatacaaaatttttggtatGTCAAGAATTACAATTTAGGATGTAATTTTCCTTACCGGTGGTATTTCTGAACgtgagtttaatttttttaactggtGGTAAGTAAAATCTTTTTGGAAGTTTCCATACCCACTTCAAGTATGAGAACTATTCGAAATTGTTTTGCTAATACGATATGTTTCCGtagttttaacaaattttcatagcatagagaaaattttcataaatcttaataaaatttttatgcaaaatttgagttaattttttataaccaccaccacaggattcatttagtcattccgcttgtaacacagaaagtatatttcggatcgttgtaaaattctaagatgattaaACGATgtacgtgtgtctgtccgtcagttgtaatcactctacagtctttaaaaattaagatattgggttgacattttgcgcagactcgtatttcttctatacgcaggttaagttctttaaTGGGTCACAACGAAGAGCCTTACATAacactatatatggatatagctgtcatatagaccgatctggcgatttaaggtcttaagcctatagcaGGGGCATTTAATACACGATTTCGCTGGATGGACCGAtgcgccaatttagggtcttaagcccacaacaggcgcatttattacccgatttcgctgaaattcaaaaagtgagttctattaggcccaccgatatccgaaccaaaaatggtccagattggaacatattttgatacagctgccatatagaccgatctgccgattgggtcttaggcttataacaggcgcatttattacccgacttgaGTGAAATtagcaacagtgagttatataaaAATTCCCAACATCTGttccgaatcgggctatatttagataagttGCCAtggagaccgatcttcagctttagggtcttaagacattaaaaggcgcatttattctccgattttgctgaaatttgagtgagttgcactaggtgCCTCGATATCCAACCCGAATATGGTgcatatcggatcatatttgcatatagctaccatatagaccgatatgccgatttgggCTCTTGAGCTTAtaacagtcgcatttattacccgattttgctaaaactcagaacagtgagttgtattaagactacCAAAATCTGTCCCTATAATGGTCCTGACCGGGCTTTATTTAGATACCATAGAGATCAATCTTCAGCTGTAGAACGAATTGGTAACATCACTTCACTGAAAGGCTTAGGACGAACTATGCATCCCTCAGGTTTATCCGTTTCTTCTACATTCGttagtttgtattttttttaaggagcgaaatgaaatcTAGTGCGCTCCATTGGACGGTTGGCCAGCTATTGGAGAAGGGTCTTCACcgtggagatcggtctatatgggggatatatccaaAATCCCATCTTAGGCATATTCGGCCCGGACGTGAAAGAGCAAATTACAGCTTAAAGTGCGTgcagtgaaatcgggcaataaatgcgatttttatgggctttagaacttaaatagggagatcggtctacatttagtACATACAGACaaatttggactatatttgacTCCGATTTAGAATATATTCGgtacgaatatcgaagggccttatactACTCgcagtgcaaaatttaagcgaaatcgggttataaatgtgatgtttatgagtctaagaccctaaatctggagatcgggctACATGGGGGATTTTtcaagatatactccgatatcGTTAATCTGCGAATGTAATCCGCCTATGGAGAAGGAAGAAAGAATCTGAGGAAAATTTCAGATCAATCTTTAGTGTTAAAGACTGCAAGGtattttcaacagatagacggacagataggcGGATGGATGAACATGGCCAAAGATTTTTAATGACGAACTATAATATATTTATACATTGTAGAATCAGAAACGAATTGGAGACCACCGtgccgcagaggttagcatgtccgcctacgacgcctAACGACTGGGTTCAAACCCCGACGTGAAccttaaacaaatttttcaacggtggttatacccttacTAATGGATAAGGATACCTCATACATGGCTACATgtatgaggtatcctgccatgttaaatctcttctaccaagtggtgtcgctatgcggcgcgccgttcggattcgacaTAAAAatggaggccctttatcattgatcttaaactttaatcggattgccatcattgatatgagagaagaagcccctgttccttaatggaatgttcatgggaaatatatgggggatatacgagtatatattgggtcggaaatgaatatttcgatgtgttgcaaacagaatgacaaaatgagtccactcccaaccttcggtggtgggtataaaaatgtggtcgTTTGCACTGATAACACTTCGCGCAGCTACCCTGTGTATTTTCCGATTCAAgagaattttgtttcaaaaatttCTCTTTTTCCAGTTTTTTCACCACAGTGtttcatttttggttttgggatTGGCTCTAGTTtaagtaaattgtgttagacgTTGACCACTCATTAAGACAATAAGACTTGTGTATGAATattcatttaatttattaataCAAATTTATGCTACCAACAACAACTTCTTCTAGCAGTCTGGATGTACCTTTCCCAAACCTGTGAGTACACCAGTCAGCAATTTGTTTGCTATCGTCAAATGTGAAGATTTAATTTGTGCACCATTACACTGCTCCTGATCGTTATAGGTTTCGGTAACTGTCCTCAGATTGTCATAGAGACATATTGTCTTCAAATCCGCATCACTCATGGAACATTTGTTTAATTGGACTTCTCTCTTGCATTCCTCCCTTATGACTTCATTATTGTACTTCAATATCGCATAAAAAGTTTCCAATAGGCATTCGAAATTAATAACTTTCAATCTAAGGAGGATATGATGGTTGGTATTGAACCAGCAATCCCTTTTCTGCTCCAATTTGTCCATGAGCTCGAGCATACCTTTTCCCAAACAGTCGTCGCAGGTGCCTTCTCCTGTGGCTGCAGGTGTATAGGCTATGACTAGGATAGCTAGAAAAAAAGACAATTGTGGGTAGCCTAATAAATGAATGGCTTTGAGTACGAATAATTGTTTACTATTTACCTACCTGCTAATAGGCAAACAACTTTAGTATAGAACATTTCGCTTTCAATTATTGAGTTCTACAAATTGAAATGctttatatatgtacacaaaGATCATGTGGCCCAATTAAAATTTGACACGCTTGGGTTAGGGTTAGGAGGTATATAAATTTTGCCATGCCGTttgtaacatttcgaaatatcgatttttgtGAGCATaaggtacacagaaaaaatctcaaaacaattgcaattaaaaatttaattgaaaataaaatcgttttcaattaaaaaatttattgattcaataatattttaattaaatattatttttttttccaattagagttgtgattaaaatttttgccatttttaaattccaaattaattgaaacaattaattttttaattgtgattgaaaattttgtaattttcatttaCAACATTATTTGATtcaatcataaatttttttatcgtatctttaaattttttcaaatatggtgCAATTAAAGGCTATTATGCCCCCTACCATATAAATGGAAGGAGATTTCAAAGACCTATACGTCCCACATGTCAATAAATCTATAGCAATATCCTGGCAGCCTGTTGTACGTGTCGGATTAaaccgatgaagtccttcattggCCAAGGGCAGTCGCCTCAGTGCACAATActtgctacgacaacaacaacaaatctataggGAACACCTACCCGAGAGAACTCACGCGGgggaatttttttatacaagTGCCTATGGACCTTAGCCCAAACAACGCACCTCTAGTTTATGTAAGATGGGTTCACAATACCAGatgtgaaccaacttagggacggGCATGGaatacaattaaggattttgtaagtaacacggaattcctaacatagattttctttttcgaggttactttttagtttttagagcgcacaaaagccgattactggcttaggtgtatgtctatagtggcattgggcagattaatatctgcacccttttttcaaccaaacctaacgTGGTTCATGTTCCATGTGTAACAAATATAGAAAATaattggaatttaaaaaaaaaaatcaatattaaaatcaataattaaaaaatggATCAActaaaaagttaattgaaaa includes:
- the LOC106090711 gene encoding uncharacterized protein LOC106090711, whose product is MFYTKVVCLLAAILVIAYTPAATGEGTCDDCLGKGMLELMDKLEQKRDCWFNTNHHILLRLKVINFECLLETFYAILKYNNEVIREECKREVQLNKCSMSDADLKTICLYDNLRTVTETYNDQEQCNGAQIKSSHLTIANKLLTGVLTGLGKVHPDC